The genomic DNA CATGCACTGGGTGGCCCAGCCCTGTGGCACAGCAGACACAAGAAGTGGTGCTGTGGGACAGCTGGGTGAGGGAGACATGGAGGGGCAAACAAGGATGCTGCTTGTAAATGATTACTTGCTCTGTATCCTTGCCCAAGGGCTAGTGACAGCTAGAAATACAGTTCCACCTGTCCCACAGCGACTCCCCGGTCAAGATGATCTCTTCTTCAAAGTGCCCAAGTTCACCTCCCATGAGAGTCATCAAATGCTGCTTCTCAGCCATCTGCCTTGCATTTCATCTGACAGATGCTGTTTCTTTACTCCTGGTCTACCATTGCATTGCTGCACACTACTCATCAGGTGCCTTGCTCCCCTCTGAAGTGGCCAAGTCTCCAGGATGGCTGGGAGTTATTACTAAAGGGTAAGAAAGCTCTGCAAATGCACATTATATGCAGCTGGGACACACTCCAGGTCCTGACAGCATCAGCAAAGAAATTCTAGCCAGGCTTCCTCTGAGCAACAGCTGGAATGGTTGCACCTTCATTTTTATTCTAGGACAGCTTTTCTTGTATTTACCTTACTCTCTTCTCCTTAatacaaagcattttaaataggtgccactgctgctgcatttCAGCTGGCTCTCAGGTTAAAATAAATGGCCCAGCCAATACATATCCTGCCAGCTAGCAGCCCAGACCTGTTAAAAGCAGCCTTACCTTGGGATTAACGTGTTCCCACTGCTCGAAACACACTGAGTTGTGACCAACCTTACACAAGCAAAGGCCTTGGATCCTATCTAGGAGAGAGGCAGGGCAGAAGAGAGCACCAGGATCAATCATCCCAGAGTGATGCTGGGAGAACGCCTGGGTCAAGAGTATGGGGGAAAAACATTGCAAGTTTAGGGGAGGGCGGCTGCACTGTGTGGCCCTTTCCCGCCACCTCCACTGGTCAAAATGGCTGCAGCCTAGCTGTCCCTATGCCTACAGGGAGCCAAATTAGTCATTGCCTACACAGCAAAACGAGGCATAACAGCGCCAGAGGAGTGAACTGTGACAGACCCAGCACATCTTGAGCATGGCAAATAAGAGCCCTGCAGCTGGGCACGCTCCAGTGTGGAGAAGCCCTAGTGGCCTACGTTAGCTGTCACTGAGCTAGAGAGGGTAGCAAAAGCAGGGAAGATAAGCCAGCTGAAAACTAGAATATAGACATTGGTGATGATGCTCCAGTTAGCCCGAGGAGAAGGTTGACATATCTGTGCTGTGTCACTCCTACAGTTTGCTGCAGAGAAATACCCGGTCAGCCATCAGCAAAGGCAGAGAAGAGGTCGTGTCAAACCAAGGCAAAATTACTGAGAGCGCCCTAAAGCACACATGGCTGGAAGAGGCAGAGACAGACTGGTGCACAgagaaaggtggggggggggggagagagggggagaggcagagagagagagagtagttCCCCTGCACAGGGTTGCTGTGAGGTTAGGGATGGGAAAGGCTCGCAGGATCTAGTCCCCTTCTGGGAGAGCATCCCAGCCACGTTGCATGGCTTTCACCACGGCACCATAGAGTTTGGTCCAAGCCTCTTGCATGTCCGGGCAGAAGGCAGTACCAAGGCAGTTTTCCAGCATGTACAGCAAGGACTCGCCAACAGTCTGAAAACCAAACAAGGAGGCATCATTCTTAGCACCGCGGACCCACATTCAGCCCATTCTCTTGCTTCACCACCTTTTTGGACTTCTCCCATTGCAGGGCAgctgcttccctctgccccaccagcagagccaggcCACCCCCTTCTCTGGCTGTTCGCAAGAGCCCCGGCACAAGGCTCGCCCATGTtgtccccttcccctgccctgtgcTAGCTCTCTCTCCACACCTTGGGTCAGTGGGGAGCGCAGGCTGGCTGGGAGCAAGGGTTAACACAGCACAGAAGCAAGGACGTATGCTTGTAATGCCAGGGGAGAGGAACATATCCATCCCCCGGGGCTCCCAGATGCAAGTAGTCAGCACAGCACAGTCCCTTGGCAGAGCAGCGGATCAGCAGAAGTGAATGATACCCTCATGCCAGGACACCGTATCAGACCCCAGCCTTGAGGCTCAGAGCCTGCCTCACCTCCTCTCGGGTCTCCCTGCAGGtctcctcctcccagccctcATGAAGCAGCAAGCAAAGCCCATTGGACCtacctgggcgggggggggagggggtcctcCCTCACCTACATGGCTGTGAACAGGGCTAAGGGGAAATCGCCATCCCAGAGCGGACACTGCTCACCCTAAAGAGGACTAGTGGTATCAGGAAGGAGCTGTGAGTTGGTTAGAAACCTTTCCTTTAATCTGCCCTATCCCACTGCATTAGCCAGCATTTCTGCCCCTGCTTGGTGGCAGGAGAGAAGTAGGCAAAGATTTAAGATGAAGGCTACTTCTGTCTTACTGCCACGGAGGAAGcagggggtgagtgtggggcattGGGTTATGTTTGGGAAAATGCATGGACTGAGGTTCAGACACCCCACACCAGTGCAGGTACAGAAATGGATATTCCCTTTTCCAGGCACTGCGAGGTTTGCCCGAAGTGTTTGATGATCTAGTGCCCAAAGCACAACCTGAGGCTGCGACCCTACACTGCAGGGGAGACTGCGATGTACCAAATGGTTGTCCTCCTCAAACAGGCGAAACGCCTCACTCCCCTCTGTCCTCTCTCCTGGCCTTACTGAGGGACAGCAGGCAGTGAAGAGGTCTTGAGGGTTTCCCCAGTCAAGCCAATGTCACCTCACAGGTATGGGCAGCTTAGGGGCTGTGCTGACCCACGAGCTTTCTCACCAACCAGCTGAAGCCAGTCAGTGAGCACTGAGGGGTTGGGGCAGCTGCAGGTGCTCTCCTGGTGGCAGGGCAGGATGGTGCCAGAGGCAGGGCAGCACAAACACAGCTGCcgaggcagcagggtgagggaggGTACCTCACCGAGAAAGACTCGACTTTCACACCAACTGCCTGATGCTTCTTGCCAAGGTTGCAGAGATATTCTTCCAGGCAGGGTAAGTTCTCCAAGTGGTTCACAGCAGCATCAATCACCAACATCACCTGCAGGATCACAGCCAGGCAGAATGGCATTAATGGCAAGGCTCTGCTGCCCACCCAGAGGAACACGCTGAC from Struthio camelus isolate bStrCam1 chromosome 5, bStrCam1.hap1, whole genome shotgun sequence includes the following:
- the NGB gene encoding neuroglobin gives rise to the protein MESGALSRTQQALIRESWQRVRGDPVQHGTVLFSRLFDLDPDLLPLFQYNCKQFASPQECLSAPEFLDHIRKVMLVIDAAVNHLENLPCLEEYLCNLGKKHQAVGVKVESFSTVGESLLYMLENCLGTAFCPDMQEAWTKLYGAVVKAMQRGWDALPEGD